In the genome of Myxococcus stipitatus, one region contains:
- a CDS encoding porin, translated as MRWMRVAAILAAVSSGLLLPAEGRAEDEDSKDKDKGDDKPTLVGGFDEKNGFHVQSEDGNYLLAIGLQAGYKLEPVFLDGKAESRTAFSFLRPILRGNIYRPWIRFWTSLELADPPLYLLDSLVEIQPIDAFGVRAGQQYTPLSRHESWGPQQILFPEFAAIANYYWTGRDKGVTLFGTTDHLEYYVGIYSGSPLRTVTSEAGKYQLNARATLSPMGKPGYGELPYIMSGDKEPPPLNVSFTLQGAGGEVNQVKENFNPEAGIFQILREGKRRFATGSVDLFVQARRFNLFGEAYLSRIDPPGTGANYTSFGAWLQADYCFYKKVLDAGVRLSYLNPSTDLPDDLLYIVEAQLGWFVNAPHLAFKLRYQLAHQQEATGAEAASVPIATEAGTTQLITLQLNLAF; from the coding sequence ATGCGCTGGATGCGGGTCGCGGCGATTCTCGCCGCTGTGAGCAGCGGGCTTCTCCTGCCGGCCGAGGGCCGCGCGGAAGACGAGGACTCCAAGGACAAGGACAAGGGCGACGACAAGCCCACGCTCGTGGGGGGCTTCGACGAGAAGAACGGGTTCCACGTCCAGTCGGAGGATGGGAACTACCTGCTCGCCATCGGACTCCAGGCTGGCTACAAGCTCGAGCCCGTCTTCCTCGACGGAAAGGCCGAGTCGCGCACCGCCTTCTCGTTCCTGCGTCCCATCCTCCGCGGCAACATCTACCGGCCGTGGATCCGCTTCTGGACGTCGCTGGAGCTGGCGGACCCGCCGCTGTACCTGCTCGACTCGCTGGTGGAGATCCAACCCATCGACGCGTTCGGCGTGCGCGCGGGCCAGCAATACACGCCGCTCAGCCGCCATGAGTCCTGGGGACCGCAGCAGATCCTCTTCCCCGAGTTCGCCGCCATCGCGAACTACTACTGGACGGGCCGCGACAAGGGCGTGACGCTCTTCGGGACGACGGACCACCTGGAGTACTACGTCGGCATCTACAGCGGCTCGCCGCTGCGGACCGTCACCTCCGAGGCCGGCAAGTACCAGCTCAACGCCCGCGCCACCCTTTCCCCCATGGGCAAGCCTGGCTATGGCGAGCTGCCCTACATCATGTCCGGGGACAAGGAGCCACCACCGCTCAACGTGTCCTTCACGCTCCAGGGCGCGGGCGGTGAGGTCAACCAGGTGAAGGAGAACTTCAATCCGGAGGCGGGCATCTTCCAGATCCTCCGCGAGGGAAAGCGCCGCTTCGCTACCGGGAGCGTGGACCTCTTCGTCCAGGCGCGACGGTTCAACCTCTTCGGCGAGGCGTACCTCAGCCGCATCGACCCACCGGGCACCGGCGCCAACTACACGAGCTTCGGCGCGTGGCTCCAGGCCGACTACTGCTTCTACAAGAAGGTCCTCGATGCGGGCGTGCGGCTGAGCTACCTCAACCCCAGCACCGACCTGCCGGACGACCTGCTCTACATCGTGGAGGCGCAGCTCGGCTGGTTCGTCAACGCGCCGCACCTCGCCTTCAAGCTGCGCTATCAGCTCGCCCACCAGCAGGAGGCCACCGGCGCGGAGGCCGCGTCCGTCCCCATCGCCACGGAGGCCGGCACCACGCAGCTCATCACGCTGCAGCTCAACCTGGCGTTCTAG
- the glsA gene encoding glutaminase A codes for MTLALRRRRSWLLSTCLLALAGPGLALGAGPQSSAQPAQDPSPAARPAPGDEARPSGAEMQQALQKAHQQFKGTKDGKNADYIPYLAKVDSSLFGLAIVTVDGEVYTVGDAASPFPIESLSKPFTLARLMEEVGAKKVEDKIGVDATGQPFNSIIAIEMNKDHRAGNPLVNAGAITSVSMIPAKTPEERWKKVSDNFNAFAGDNLPVNQEVYKSETDTNTRNQSITALLESYEVLGSPADQALDIYTRQCSVNVTAKQLATMGATLANGGINPLTGNRVISADTARRTLALMATNGLYENTGEWLYQAGVPAKSGVGGGIVAVVPGRYAIAAFSPPLDKAGNSVRAQRAISQVVNALGDNLYASTPTPESAQGVGGAGRPAKKQKAAPPTPAP; via the coding sequence ATGACGCTCGCACTTCGCCGTCGCAGAAGCTGGCTGCTCTCCACCTGCCTGCTGGCGCTCGCCGGCCCCGGCCTCGCGCTCGGCGCGGGTCCCCAGTCCTCCGCGCAACCCGCGCAGGACCCGAGCCCCGCCGCTCGCCCCGCCCCGGGAGACGAGGCGCGGCCCAGCGGCGCGGAGATGCAACAGGCCCTCCAGAAGGCCCACCAGCAATTCAAGGGCACCAAGGACGGCAAGAACGCCGACTACATCCCCTACCTCGCCAAGGTGGACTCCAGCCTGTTCGGCCTCGCCATCGTCACCGTGGACGGAGAGGTCTACACCGTCGGCGACGCGGCCTCGCCCTTCCCCATCGAATCCCTCTCCAAGCCCTTCACGCTCGCGCGCTTGATGGAGGAAGTGGGCGCCAAGAAGGTCGAGGACAAGATTGGCGTGGACGCCACCGGGCAGCCCTTCAATTCCATCATCGCCATCGAGATGAACAAGGACCACCGCGCGGGCAATCCGCTCGTCAACGCGGGCGCCATCACCTCGGTGAGCATGATTCCGGCCAAGACGCCGGAGGAGCGCTGGAAGAAGGTCAGCGACAACTTCAACGCCTTCGCCGGTGACAACCTCCCGGTGAACCAGGAGGTCTACAAGTCGGAGACGGACACCAACACCCGCAACCAGTCCATCACCGCGCTACTGGAGTCCTACGAGGTGCTGGGCTCTCCCGCGGACCAGGCGCTGGACATCTACACCCGCCAGTGCTCCGTCAACGTCACCGCCAAGCAGCTCGCCACCATGGGCGCCACGCTGGCCAACGGCGGCATCAATCCCCTCACCGGCAACCGCGTCATCAGCGCGGACACCGCCCGGCGCACGCTGGCGTTGATGGCGACCAATGGCCTGTATGAGAACACCGGCGAGTGGCTCTACCAGGCGGGTGTCCCCGCCAAGAGCGGCGTCGGTGGCGGCATCGTCGCCGTCGTGCCGGGCCGCTACGCCATCGCCGCCTTCTCGCCGCCCCTCGACAAGGCGGGCAACAGCGTGCGCGCGCAGCGCGCCATCTCCCAGGTGGTCAACGCGCTGGGCGACAACCTGTACGCCTCGACCCCCACGCCCGAGAGCGCGCAGGGTGTCGGCGGCGCCGGCAGGCCCGCGAAGAAGCAGAAGGCGGCGCCTCCGACGCCCGCTCCGTGA
- a CDS encoding aminotransferase class I/II-fold pyridoxal phosphate-dependent enzyme, translated as MSEPMTSLEAGVQAHLLSAVFNPEQVRLDVWNRLREEMSRLEARQAEGQVSPEHVEQVLSLFAEVHPIERLFVFPGEVRLHRLAEMARRHDVAELAQEVRRLVALLSLHHDRAALLDDGAASRSGAVEPEGPHYFTTLVVDDMSSEDFARVRRGILEAQRGERQFVHEMLQVRSVEDALVAVLVNNDIQVCVVRQDLPLRSRAPVKQLRAVLEPIIAEAERTGDEASVVVARWIRRLRPHLNVYLITDESLVGREMHTERLFDRVFYRYESPLELNVTVVDGVRGRYRTPFFDALKQYASKPIGNFHALPIARGHSVFNSRWLRDMGEFYGPNLFMAESSSTSGGLDSLLEPTGSIKEAQEMAARTFGSRHTFFVTNGTSTANKIVHQTLLQPGDVVLIDRNCHKSNHYGLMLSGAHPLYLDAYPVREYAIYGGVALSTIKAKLLELKSAGRLDKVKLVVLTNCTFDGLVYHPERVMEELLAIKPDLAFLWDEAWFAFATFMPLARQRTAMSAAKRLAERLRSRAYREQYRAWRAKRGDGDPVVGARALEDRLMVDPDKVRLRVYATQSTHKSLSAFRQGSMLHVWDEDFERRAVAQLTEAYFTHITTSPNHQLVASLDLARRQMDLEGFAMVKEAYQLSMRMRERLREDPMLHRYLRLLDAEQMVPKVFRESGLNRYVGPGSAGVEDLTRAWSQDEFVLDPTRMTLFTALTGRNGFEFRGKVLMERLGIQVNHTSINTVLLNATIGVTWGSLSFLLDGLRQEVERLEMTLAQATGVERKLFEAKVRSITEELPPLPDFSGFHPAFQPSGSVGEGDLRSAFYLAYQEENCEFVPLTEAAEALESGRPLVSTRFVVPYPPGFPILVPGQEVSPGIVEFMTKLDVKEVHGYRPELGLSVFTESALERVAGGDVRRGPEPRETGAREGTGHWPVPAPH; from the coding sequence ATGTCGGAGCCGATGACCTCGTTGGAAGCAGGGGTCCAAGCCCACTTGTTGTCCGCGGTCTTCAACCCCGAGCAGGTCCGGCTGGATGTCTGGAATCGGCTGAGGGAGGAGATGTCGCGGCTGGAAGCCCGCCAGGCCGAGGGACAGGTCTCGCCGGAGCACGTGGAGCAGGTGCTGTCGCTCTTCGCGGAGGTGCACCCCATCGAGCGGCTCTTCGTGTTCCCGGGGGAGGTCCGCCTGCATCGACTGGCGGAGATGGCGCGGCGGCACGACGTCGCGGAGCTGGCGCAGGAGGTCCGCCGCCTGGTGGCGCTCCTGAGTCTTCATCATGACCGCGCGGCGCTGCTGGACGACGGCGCGGCCTCGAGGTCGGGAGCGGTGGAGCCGGAGGGGCCGCACTACTTCACCACGCTGGTGGTGGATGACATGTCCTCGGAGGATTTCGCGCGGGTGCGCCGAGGCATCCTCGAAGCCCAGCGAGGGGAGCGACAGTTCGTCCACGAGATGCTCCAGGTCCGCTCCGTCGAGGATGCACTGGTGGCGGTGCTGGTGAACAATGACATCCAGGTCTGTGTCGTCCGCCAGGACCTGCCGCTGCGCTCACGGGCGCCGGTGAAGCAGCTGCGCGCGGTGCTGGAGCCCATCATCGCGGAGGCGGAGCGGACGGGGGACGAGGCGAGCGTGGTGGTGGCCCGCTGGATTCGCCGGCTGCGTCCGCACCTCAACGTGTATCTCATCACCGACGAGTCGCTGGTGGGGCGGGAGATGCACACGGAGCGGCTCTTCGACCGTGTCTTCTATCGCTACGAGTCGCCGCTCGAGCTGAATGTCACGGTGGTTGATGGCGTGCGCGGGCGCTACCGGACGCCGTTCTTCGACGCGCTGAAGCAGTATGCGTCCAAGCCCATCGGCAACTTCCATGCGTTGCCCATTGCCCGCGGGCACTCGGTCTTCAACTCGCGCTGGCTGAGGGACATGGGGGAGTTCTACGGGCCCAACCTCTTCATGGCGGAGTCGTCGTCGACGTCGGGCGGGTTGGACTCGTTGTTGGAGCCGACGGGGTCCATCAAGGAAGCTCAGGAGATGGCGGCGCGGACGTTCGGCTCGCGGCACACCTTCTTCGTCACCAACGGCACGTCGACGGCGAACAAGATCGTCCACCAGACGCTGTTGCAGCCTGGGGACGTGGTGCTCATCGACCGCAACTGCCACAAGTCGAACCACTACGGGCTGATGCTCTCGGGGGCGCATCCGCTGTATCTGGATGCGTATCCGGTGCGCGAGTACGCCATCTATGGCGGGGTGGCGCTGAGCACCATCAAAGCGAAGCTGCTGGAGCTGAAGTCGGCGGGGCGGTTGGACAAGGTGAAGCTGGTGGTGTTGACCAACTGCACCTTCGATGGGCTGGTGTATCACCCGGAGCGGGTGATGGAGGAGCTGCTGGCCATCAAGCCGGACCTGGCGTTCCTCTGGGATGAGGCGTGGTTCGCGTTCGCCACGTTCATGCCCCTGGCGCGGCAGCGCACGGCGATGTCGGCGGCGAAGCGGCTGGCGGAGCGGCTGCGGAGCCGGGCGTACCGAGAGCAGTATCGGGCGTGGCGCGCGAAGCGGGGGGATGGGGACCCGGTGGTGGGGGCTCGGGCGCTGGAGGACCGGTTGATGGTGGACCCGGACAAGGTGCGGCTGCGGGTGTATGCGACGCAGTCCACGCACAAGTCGCTGTCCGCGTTCCGTCAGGGGTCGATGCTGCATGTCTGGGATGAGGACTTCGAGCGGCGCGCGGTGGCGCAGCTGACGGAGGCGTACTTCACGCACATCACCACGTCTCCGAACCATCAGCTGGTGGCGTCGTTGGATCTGGCGCGGCGGCAGATGGACCTGGAGGGCTTCGCGATGGTGAAGGAGGCCTACCAGCTGTCGATGCGGATGCGGGAGCGGCTGCGAGAGGACCCGATGCTGCATCGGTACTTGCGGCTGTTGGACGCGGAGCAGATGGTGCCGAAGGTGTTCCGCGAGTCGGGGTTGAACCGCTACGTGGGGCCGGGCTCCGCGGGGGTGGAGGATCTGACGCGGGCGTGGAGCCAGGACGAGTTCGTGTTGGACCCCACGCGGATGACGCTCTTCACGGCGCTCACGGGCCGCAACGGCTTCGAGTTCCGAGGCAAGGTGTTGATGGAGCGGCTGGGCATCCAGGTGAACCACACGTCCATCAACACGGTGTTGTTGAACGCGACCATCGGCGTGACGTGGGGCTCGTTGTCGTTCCTGTTGGATGGGTTGCGGCAGGAGGTGGAGCGCCTGGAGATGACGTTGGCGCAGGCGACGGGGGTGGAGCGGAAGTTGTTCGAGGCGAAGGTGCGGTCCATCACCGAGGAGCTGCCGCCGCTGCCGGACTTCAGCGGGTTCCATCCCGCGTTCCAGCCGTCCGGGAGCGTGGGGGAGGGCGACCTGAGGAGCGCGTTCTATCTGGCGTACCAGGAGGAGAACTGCGAGTTCGTGCCCCTGACGGAAGCGGCCGAGGCGTTGGAGTCGGGGCGTCCGTTGGTATCGACGCGCTTCGTGGTGCCGTATCCGCCGGGGTTCCCCATCCTGGTGCCGGGGCAGGAGGTGAGTCCGGGCATCGTGGAGTTCATGACGAAGCTCGACGTGAAGGAGGTCCACGGCTACCGGCCGGAGCTGGGGCTGAGTGTCTTCACGGAGTCCGCCCTGGAGCGCGTCGCGGGGGGCGACGTGCGGAGGGGGCCGGAGCCACGAGAGACTGGAGCGCGAGAAGGGACCGGCCATTGGCCGGTGCCCGCGCCGCACTAG
- a CDS encoding PAS domain S-box protein: MTAVRRSGSSHPLDRVLDWLVPAVSLFAILVATMTLLGWATESERAVRIVSTSGAGMMMPNTALLLLSTATALWLLSKRPVGRARLLVGWGLASLVLLSGVLVVIEYVGRVDLGIDLLFFPRTVVRMSPSIPGRPSPMTAVNLCLMGVALLLLHVRTRSGWYPARLLAFTVALVSAQALIGYVYLEELSHNPPPGLVAFGPFTAMAVHTALLFLLLALGVLSVHPQLGLMGVLRRKDAGGVMARRLLPAAVVAPLLVWGVKLLSERMGLRGAPFSTSIFALITVAVFLGILVRSANALSRMDLRQRQVEQSLRVSEARFSGIVNNAADAILTIDEAQHVTLFNAGAERIFGSSASEALGRPLDVFIQEPRVLLETSGAGRAGEERRRLVGLRKSGERFPAEATLGDVRVDGMRLQVVILRDISARVRAEEARRNREELFRTAFEHTPIGSSLVALDGHLLMVNSALCSMVGYSREELLARTFQDITHPDDLETDMGFVRRLLSGELGTYQLEKRYLHKHGHSVDVLLTASLVRDSRGKPLHFISQIQDISERKRLELDLHMLAEAGPRLASSLDPATTLSTVSRLLVPTLSDFCIIAMLDESGKVLRRECLASTAERTRLLEALFEAYPQAPFRRGHLLAEVFQTGHSILLNEVPLKLLESSAEDARHLEMMMRLAPMSMIVVPLSARGHTVGVVALGMSESGRRYGARDLALVEEVARRAALAIDNSTLHSQSEQATHLRDEVLRIVAHDLRSPLNVIALSTGTMMKRSPEERALDSRPLVSIQKAVARATALIEDLLDVARMQGGKLKVERRPEATEALLQDALELHRALAEARSIHLQLEVAPGVPAVFVDKDRVLQLFSNLIGNALKFTPMGGLVTLSAEPWGGMVRCSVSDTGSGIPAKDMPHLFEPFWQAGSRSKEGAGLGLTIVKGITDAHGGHVWVESRPGLGTTFYVALPVAKETTSAIDWHV; encoded by the coding sequence ATGACGGCCGTGCGACGCAGTGGCTCCTCGCACCCGCTCGACAGGGTGCTCGATTGGCTGGTCCCCGCCGTGAGCCTGTTCGCCATCCTGGTGGCGACCATGACGCTGCTGGGGTGGGCCACGGAGAGTGAGCGCGCCGTCCGCATCGTCAGCACCTCCGGCGCGGGCATGATGATGCCCAACACAGCCCTGTTGCTGCTCTCGACCGCGACGGCGCTCTGGCTGCTGAGCAAGAGGCCCGTGGGCCGCGCCCGCCTGCTGGTGGGCTGGGGCCTGGCCTCGCTCGTCCTGCTCTCCGGCGTGCTCGTGGTCATCGAGTACGTGGGACGCGTGGACCTGGGCATCGACCTGCTCTTCTTCCCTCGCACCGTGGTGAGAATGTCGCCGAGCATCCCGGGAAGGCCGTCCCCGATGACGGCGGTGAACCTCTGCTTGATGGGGGTCGCGCTCCTGCTGCTCCATGTCAGGACGCGGTCGGGGTGGTATCCAGCGCGGCTCCTGGCATTCACGGTGGCGCTCGTCTCCGCCCAGGCGCTCATCGGCTACGTCTACCTGGAAGAGCTCTCGCACAACCCGCCGCCAGGGCTCGTCGCGTTCGGCCCCTTCACCGCGATGGCCGTCCACACCGCGCTCCTGTTCCTGCTCCTCGCGCTGGGGGTGCTCTCGGTCCATCCGCAGCTCGGGCTGATGGGGGTGCTGCGCAGGAAGGACGCGGGCGGCGTCATGGCGCGGAGGCTCCTTCCCGCGGCCGTCGTCGCGCCGCTGCTCGTGTGGGGGGTGAAGCTCCTCAGTGAGCGGATGGGCTTGCGCGGGGCTCCGTTCAGCACGTCCATCTTCGCGCTCATCACGGTGGCCGTGTTCCTGGGCATCCTGGTGCGCAGCGCGAACGCGCTGTCCCGGATGGACTTGCGCCAGCGCCAGGTGGAGCAGTCGCTGCGGGTCTCGGAGGCGCGCTTCTCCGGCATCGTCAACAACGCGGCGGATGCCATCCTCACCATCGACGAAGCCCAGCACGTCACGTTGTTCAACGCGGGCGCGGAGCGGATCTTCGGGTCCTCGGCGAGCGAGGCATTGGGGCGGCCCCTGGATGTCTTCATCCAGGAGCCTCGCGTGCTGCTGGAGACGAGCGGCGCGGGGCGCGCTGGGGAGGAGCGGCGACGGCTGGTCGGTCTGCGCAAGAGCGGGGAGCGCTTCCCGGCGGAGGCGACCCTCGGCGACGTTCGCGTGGATGGGATGCGATTGCAGGTGGTCATCCTGCGAGACATCAGCGCCAGGGTGCGGGCCGAGGAGGCTCGACGGAATCGGGAGGAGCTCTTCCGCACGGCGTTCGAGCACACGCCCATTGGCAGCAGCCTCGTGGCCCTCGATGGGCACCTGCTCATGGTCAACAGCGCGCTGTGCTCGATGGTGGGGTACTCGCGCGAGGAGCTGCTCGCGAGGACCTTCCAGGACATCACCCACCCCGATGACCTGGAGACGGACATGGGGTTCGTGAGGCGGCTGCTCAGCGGGGAGCTGGGCACATACCAGCTCGAGAAGCGCTACCTCCACAAGCACGGCCACTCGGTCGATGTGCTGCTGACGGCGTCACTCGTCCGCGACTCTCGCGGCAAGCCGCTGCACTTCATCTCGCAGATTCAAGACATCTCGGAGCGCAAGCGCCTGGAGCTGGACCTGCACATGCTGGCCGAGGCGGGTCCTCGGCTCGCGAGTTCCCTGGACCCGGCGACGACGCTGTCGACGGTGTCGCGGCTGCTCGTTCCAACACTCTCCGACTTCTGCATCATCGCGATGCTGGATGAGTCGGGGAAGGTGCTGCGACGGGAGTGCCTGGCGTCCACGGCGGAGAGGACGCGACTGCTGGAGGCGTTGTTCGAGGCGTATCCGCAGGCCCCCTTCCGTCGGGGGCACCTGCTCGCGGAGGTGTTCCAGACGGGGCACTCCATCTTGTTGAACGAGGTGCCGCTGAAGTTGTTGGAGTCCTCGGCGGAGGACGCGCGGCATCTGGAGATGATGATGCGGCTCGCGCCGATGTCGATGATTGTCGTTCCTTTGAGCGCGCGGGGACACACGGTGGGGGTGGTCGCGCTGGGGATGTCCGAGTCGGGGCGCCGTTATGGGGCTCGGGACCTGGCGTTGGTCGAGGAGGTGGCCCGGCGCGCGGCGCTGGCCATCGACAACTCGACCCTGCATTCCCAGTCCGAGCAGGCCACGCACCTGCGTGACGAGGTGCTGAGAATCGTGGCGCACGACTTGAGGTCACCACTCAACGTCATCGCGCTGAGCACGGGGACAATGATGAAGCGCTCGCCCGAGGAGCGGGCCTTGGACTCGAGGCCCCTGGTGTCCATCCAGAAGGCGGTGGCTCGGGCGACGGCGCTCATCGAGGACCTGCTGGATGTGGCGCGGATGCAGGGAGGGAAGCTCAAGGTGGAGCGCCGGCCGGAGGCCACGGAGGCGCTTCTCCAGGATGCGTTGGAGCTGCATCGGGCGCTGGCAGAGGCACGGTCCATCCATCTTCAGTTGGAGGTGGCGCCGGGAGTGCCCGCGGTCTTCGTCGACAAGGACCGGGTGCTTCAGCTCTTCTCGAACCTGATTGGGAACGCACTCAAGTTCACGCCGATGGGAGGACTGGTGACGCTGAGCGCGGAGCCCTGGGGTGGCATGGTCCGGTGCTCGGTGAGTGACACGGGCTCGGGGATACCGGCGAAGGACATGCCCCACCTCTTCGAGCCCTTCTGGCAAGCCGGAAGCAGGAGCAAGGAAGGCGCCGGGCTGGGGCTCACCATCGTCAAGGGAATCACCGACGCCCATGGCGGCCACGTCTGGGTGGAGAGCCGCCCGGGGCTGGGGACGACGTTCTACGTGGCGCTCCCCGTCGCGAAGGAGACGACAAGCGCCATCGATTGGCATGTGTGA